Proteins from a genomic interval of Afifella aestuarii:
- the hemA gene encoding 5-aminolevulinate synthase — MFDYHSHFEAAIAALRNERRYRVFADLERQVGRFPRAIWRRDGQAEEVAIWCSNDYLAMGHHPKVVEAMRNAALTMGAGAGGTRNISGTNRPLVELENELCDLHHKESALVFTSGFVSNEAAISTIARLLPDCLILSDQLNHASMIEGVKHAGTQKQIWRHNDLAHLEELLKAAGKDRAKLIVFESVYSMDGDVAPIEKIADLADEYGALTYIDEVHAVGMYGERGAGICERDGVMDRIDIIEGTLAKAFGTLGGYVTGPAAIMDAVRSYAPGFIFTTALPPAIAAAACASIRHLKTSQEERARQQRQAARTKDVLRRAGLPVMPSETHIVPVLVGEPEACKAASDRLMEKHRIYIQPINYPTVPRGTERLRITPTPMHDDQLIDQLAEALVETWLALDLPLSRPDMVDTAPARAQIFAASGG, encoded by the coding sequence ATGTTCGATTATCATTCTCATTTCGAAGCCGCCATCGCGGCCTTGCGCAACGAGCGGCGTTACCGCGTCTTCGCCGATCTGGAGCGGCAAGTCGGGCGGTTCCCGCGGGCCATCTGGCGACGCGACGGCCAGGCGGAGGAAGTCGCCATCTGGTGTTCGAACGATTACCTGGCGATGGGGCACCATCCCAAGGTCGTTGAGGCCATGCGCAATGCGGCACTGACGATGGGCGCAGGCGCGGGTGGCACGCGAAACATTTCCGGCACCAATCGGCCGCTGGTCGAGCTCGAAAATGAGCTCTGCGATCTGCATCACAAGGAATCGGCGCTCGTCTTCACCTCGGGCTTCGTCTCCAACGAGGCGGCGATCTCGACGATCGCCCGGCTCCTGCCGGACTGCCTCATCCTGTCCGACCAGCTCAATCACGCCTCGATGATCGAAGGCGTCAAGCACGCCGGCACGCAGAAACAGATCTGGCGCCACAACGATCTTGCGCATCTGGAAGAGCTCCTGAAGGCTGCCGGCAAGGATCGCGCCAAGCTGATCGTCTTTGAATCGGTATATTCGATGGATGGTGACGTCGCGCCGATCGAGAAGATCGCCGATCTCGCCGACGAATATGGCGCGCTCACCTATATCGACGAAGTGCATGCCGTGGGCATGTACGGCGAGCGCGGCGCGGGCATTTGCGAGCGCGACGGCGTCATGGACCGTATCGATATCATCGAAGGCACGCTGGCGAAGGCTTTCGGCACGCTCGGCGGTTACGTCACCGGACCCGCCGCGATCATGGATGCGGTCCGCTCCTACGCGCCGGGCTTCATCTTCACGACGGCTCTGCCGCCGGCGATCGCCGCGGCTGCCTGCGCCTCGATCCGCCATCTCAAGACGTCGCAGGAAGAACGCGCCAGACAGCAGCGCCAGGCTGCGCGCACCAAGGACGTGCTGCGCAGGGCCGGCCTGCCGGTCATGCCGAGCGAGACGCACATCGTTCCCGTTCTCGTCGGCGAGCCGGAAGCCTGCAAGGCGGCCAGCGACCGGCTGATGGAAAAGCACCGCATCTACATTCAGCCGATCAATTATCCGACCGTGCCGCGCGGGACTGAGCGCCTCCGCATCACGCCGACCCCGATGCACGACGATCAGCTCATCGATCAACTGGCCGAAGCCTTGGTGGAGACGTGGCTGGCTCTCGATTTGCCGCTCAGTCGACCCGACATGGTAGACACGGCGCCGGCGCGCGCCCAGATCTTCGCGGCTTCGGGCGGCTGA
- a CDS encoding AbrB family transcriptional regulator: MSGEAGGFVLPSRETLVRVAATLALSTAGGALFALIGLPAAWISGGMLFVAASSLGGFHTEIPSGLRNIVFLVLGVISGTGVTPATLNEVSSWPVSFFALAITVILVTVGSYLLLVRMFRWDRHSALFAALPGALSFVLAAAEMTSADLRRVAIAQSLRLIILLEALPLAAFLAGVHPSAVSARGVASVDWGELFLLFAAGAVCGFLLYKLRIPGGQMLGGLLAAAVLCVSGVVETTIPAFILIPSLVGIGAIAGCRLRPEDRPLLPKILTAAGASFAIAVVVSAIGAAITSMILDISLLQTFMAFAPGALEALTILAFTMNVDPAYVAAHHVVRFAALALAVPLLARWLMRQEGHAAPDPKEPWERGRSERGKKK; the protein is encoded by the coding sequence GTGAGTGGCGAGGCCGGCGGCTTTGTCCTTCCTTCTCGCGAAACCCTCGTTCGGGTCGCTGCCACGCTTGCCCTTTCGACGGCAGGTGGAGCTCTTTTTGCGCTGATCGGCCTACCCGCCGCGTGGATTTCCGGTGGCATGCTCTTCGTCGCCGCGTCCAGTCTCGGCGGCTTCCATACGGAGATCCCGAGCGGACTGCGCAATATCGTCTTCCTAGTACTCGGCGTGATTTCCGGAACGGGGGTGACGCCGGCAACGCTCAACGAGGTGTCGAGCTGGCCGGTCAGCTTTTTCGCTCTTGCGATCACTGTGATCCTGGTCACCGTCGGAAGCTACCTTCTCCTGGTGCGCATGTTCCGATGGGACCGCCACAGCGCGCTTTTCGCAGCTCTGCCGGGGGCGCTTTCCTTCGTGCTGGCAGCTGCCGAGATGACCTCTGCCGATCTTCGACGCGTCGCCATCGCTCAGAGCCTTCGGCTCATCATCCTGCTCGAGGCGCTGCCGCTTGCCGCCTTCCTGGCTGGCGTTCATCCGAGTGCGGTTAGCGCCCGCGGCGTCGCCTCCGTCGACTGGGGCGAGCTTTTTCTGCTCTTCGCCGCCGGGGCCGTTTGCGGATTTCTTCTCTACAAGCTGCGCATTCCGGGCGGGCAGATGCTCGGCGGCCTCCTCGCAGCGGCCGTGCTTTGCGTCTCCGGCGTGGTCGAGACGACGATCCCGGCTTTCATCTTGATCCCGAGCCTTGTTGGCATCGGCGCCATCGCCGGCTGCAGGCTGAGACCCGAAGACCGACCGCTTTTGCCGAAGATCTTGACGGCCGCAGGCGCTTCCTTCGCTATCGCCGTCGTCGTTTCCGCGATCGGCGCGGCGATCACGAGCATGATCCTCGACATTTCGCTGCTGCAGACCTTCATGGCCTTTGCGCCGGGCGCGCTCGAGGCGCTGACCATCCTCGCCTTCACCATGAATGTGGACCCGGCCTATGTGGCCGCCCATCACGTGGTGCGGTTCGCAGCCCTTGCGCTCGCAGTGCCTCTTCTTGCGCGCTGGCTGATGCGGCAGGAGGGGCACGCCGCCCCCGATCCCAAAGAACCCTGGGAACGCGGACGCAGCGAACGCGGGAAGAAGAAGTAG
- a CDS encoding pyridoxal phosphate-dependent aminotransferase gives MSALPSDLSEPGTQLLSTLRQEALAAPDSGIVEVMNYGRERPGMIPLWAGEGDLPTPDFICEAAARSLAAGETFYTWQRGIPPLREALARYHQRLHGRDFSAERFFVTGSGMQAIQIAIAAVAGAGDEVVIPTPAWPNCAAATGLAGATAVHVPMHFTDNAGWRLDIDELLAATNEKTKAIFLNSPSNPTGWTATQEELQAILDFARKRKLWIIADEVYNRFFFAGDRAPSFYDIARDDDPVLFVNTFSKNWAMTGWRVGWIGAPPALGRVLENLIQYSTSGVAVFMQRAATVAVAEGEPFIVEQVERARQSRKVICEALQTSPRTRFTWPDGAFYLFFSIKGEEETGKLGLRLVDEANVGVAPGTAFGAAGEAFMRLCFARKPEDMAEAGRRLASWLAR, from the coding sequence ATGAGCGCCCTTCCCTCCGATCTCTCCGAACCCGGAACGCAACTTCTTTCCACGCTTCGCCAGGAGGCGCTCGCCGCGCCCGATTCCGGCATCGTGGAGGTGATGAATTACGGCCGCGAAAGGCCGGGTATGATCCCGCTGTGGGCTGGGGAAGGCGACCTTCCGACACCGGATTTCATCTGCGAGGCAGCAGCGCGCTCGCTCGCCGCTGGCGAGACCTTCTATACGTGGCAGCGCGGTATCCCGCCTCTGCGGGAAGCGCTCGCACGTTACCATCAGCGTCTTCACGGGCGAGATTTTTCAGCCGAGCGTTTCTTCGTGACGGGCTCCGGAATGCAGGCGATCCAGATCGCCATTGCCGCGGTTGCCGGAGCCGGTGACGAGGTGGTGATCCCGACACCCGCGTGGCCGAATTGCGCGGCGGCCACCGGCCTTGCCGGTGCGACGGCCGTACATGTGCCGATGCATTTCACCGACAATGCCGGCTGGCGTCTCGATATCGACGAGCTTCTTGCCGCCACGAACGAGAAAACGAAGGCGATCTTCCTCAATTCGCCCTCGAATCCGACCGGCTGGACCGCAACGCAGGAAGAATTGCAGGCGATTCTCGATTTTGCCCGCAAGCGCAAGCTCTGGATCATCGCCGACGAAGTCTATAACCGCTTCTTCTTCGCGGGTGATCGCGCACCGTCTTTTTACGACATCGCACGGGACGACGACCCGGTTCTTTTCGTCAATACGTTCTCCAAGAACTGGGCGATGACGGGGTGGCGCGTCGGCTGGATTGGGGCACCACCGGCGCTCGGCCGGGTGCTTGAGAACCTCATCCAATATTCGACTTCCGGTGTCGCCGTGTTCATGCAGCGCGCGGCGACCGTTGCCGTGGCAGAAGGCGAACCCTTCATTGTCGAGCAGGTGGAGCGCGCCCGCCAAAGCCGAAAGGTGATCTGCGAGGCGCTGCAAACCTCGCCGCGCACACGCTTCACCTGGCCCGACGGCGCCTTCTATCTCTTCTTCTCGATCAAAGGCGAAGAGGAGACGGGAAAGCTCGGTTTGCGTCTCGTTGACGAGGCAAATGTCGGCGTGGCGCCTGGCACCGCCTTCGGAGCGGCGGGCGAGGCTTTCATGCGGCTTTGCTTTGCGCGCAAGCCTGAGGACATGGCCGAAGCCGGGCGGCGGCTCGCAAGCTGGCTCGCGAGGTGA
- the mscL gene encoding large conductance mechanosensitive channel protein MscL translates to MLKEFREFALKGNVLDMAVGIIIGAAFGAIVSSLVDDILMPPIGLLLGGVDFSQFFVVLKGDGTFNTITQAKQAGAVTWNIGLFINALVKFLIVAFAVFLLVKVVNRLMRKREEKPAAAPEVPEDIRLLREIRNALQARAPAAKDGNPII, encoded by the coding sequence ATGCTGAAGGAATTCCGGGAGTTTGCCCTCAAAGGCAATGTCCTCGACATGGCGGTGGGCATCATCATCGGCGCGGCCTTCGGGGCGATCGTGTCGTCTCTCGTCGATGACATCCTGATGCCGCCGATCGGCCTTCTTCTGGGCGGCGTGGATTTCTCCCAATTCTTCGTCGTGCTGAAGGGTGACGGCACCTTCAACACCATCACGCAGGCGAAGCAGGCCGGCGCCGTCACGTGGAACATCGGTCTTTTCATCAATGCCCTCGTAAAATTCCTGATCGTCGCTTTTGCCGTCTTCCTGTTGGTCAAGGTCGTGAACCGGCTGATGCGCAAGCGGGAGGAAAAGCCGGCGGCGGCTCCCGAAGTGCCGGAAGACATCCGGCTGCTTCGCGAAATCCGCAATGCGCTGCAGGCGCGCGCTCCCGCAGCGAAAGACGGAAATCCCATCATTTGA
- a CDS encoding pilus assembly protein N-terminal domain-containing protein gives MQGVRTRTNRAAAARILAGLLPLLLLVATSLPARADTIALTIDFAKVMKLERPVSTIVIGNPGIADATVEDEQTLVLTGKAAGTTNLIALDQDGHEVANATLQVVSNDRQLTTIFYGSERQTLSCSPICEKVISVGDAATNFEQASSQIQQRQSFARGR, from the coding sequence ATGCAAGGCGTGCGCACCAGGACGAATCGAGCCGCTGCCGCTCGCATCCTGGCAGGGCTGCTGCCCCTTCTCCTTCTCGTCGCCACGAGCCTTCCCGCGCGTGCGGATACGATCGCGCTCACCATCGATTTCGCCAAGGTGATGAAGCTCGAGAGACCGGTGTCGACGATCGTGATCGGCAATCCGGGGATCGCGGATGCGACGGTGGAGGATGAACAAACCCTTGTCCTCACGGGCAAGGCGGCCGGCACAACGAATCTGATCGCGCTTGATCAGGACGGACACGAAGTCGCGAACGCCACATTACAGGTGGTGTCGAACGACCGGCAGCTCACGACCATCTTCTACGGCTCGGAACGCCAGACCCTGTCCTGCTCCCCGATTTGCGAGAAGGTGATCTCGGTCGGCGACGCGGCGACGAATTTCGAGCAGGCGAGCAGCCAGATCCAACAGCGCCAGAGTTTCGCTCGCGGACGGTGA
- a CDS encoding Flp family type IVb pilin, whose protein sequence is MKKLVNRFVKDESGATAIEYGLIAALVSVVIIAVLTTLGTNLTSTFSSVASGLKGTAG, encoded by the coding sequence ATGAAGAAGCTTGTGAACCGCTTCGTGAAGGACGAGTCCGGTGCGACGGCCATCGAGTATGGTCTGATCGCCGCGCTGGTTTCGGTCGTGATCATCGCCGTACTGACGACACTGGGCACCAACCTGACGAGCACGTTCAGCTCGGTGGCGAGCGGGCTTAAGGGTACTGCTGGCTAA
- a CDS encoding A24 family peptidase codes for MSAIALLKYAVLFLFPLLMTYAGIMDLLTFKIRNILVLFLLILWLIAAPLAGFTLHEMGLSLAVGLATFCATFAFFAAGWIGGGDAKLASVAALWFGWADVLPYFALSSVLGGVLTLVVLQLRMGRIPFPNYWPDCLSRFRDGESGVPYGVAFAAAALILFHQTDWLPRLT; via the coding sequence GTGTCCGCAATCGCTCTCCTGAAATACGCCGTTCTGTTTCTATTCCCGCTGCTGATGACCTATGCGGGAATCATGGACCTTTTGACGTTCAAGATTCGCAACATCCTGGTCCTGTTTCTCCTCATTTTGTGGCTGATTGCTGCGCCGCTTGCAGGATTTACGCTGCATGAAATGGGGCTGAGCCTCGCTGTCGGGCTCGCCACCTTTTGCGCGACCTTCGCATTTTTTGCCGCCGGATGGATTGGTGGCGGTGATGCCAAGCTTGCCAGTGTAGCCGCCTTGTGGTTCGGCTGGGCCGATGTTCTCCCCTATTTTGCCCTGTCCTCCGTGCTGGGAGGCGTGCTGACCCTCGTCGTTCTACAACTGCGAATGGGCCGCATCCCCTTCCCCAATTATTGGCCTGACTGTCTCAGCCGTTTCCGCGACGGAGAGAGCGGCGTGCCCTATGGCGTGGCTTTTGCTGCCGCAGCCTTGATTCTATTTCATCAGACCGACTGGCTACCTCGGCTCACATGA